Within Deltaproteobacteria bacterium, the genomic segment CTCTTTTGGGAGGCAGCCGTGAAAAATCCGCAGTTTTTCATGGATGCCCGCATTGTTTGAACAACGGCCCGCATGGCCGTTCCATGGGCAGATTATTAAAGGGTTTGATGGAATCGGACAAGTGCCAGATGCGTCCCGGCCTGAAAAAGGAGGTCCCCTATGCGAGCAGGGTGGCCAAGGACTGCCATGCTGCAAAGGATTCCTGGATGATCGCAGCGAGGCCGGAAGGCGTGAGCCCGAGTTTTTGCGGGAGTTCGGAGGATATGCGGTGGCGGAATCCGTCCAGACCCACTCCAAACCCGAGGGATACGGTGAGGATGTTCGAGAACGCGAGGAGGCTGGAGAGATCGTCCTGAATATAGAGGTCAGGGTCGTGATGCTTGCGGACCGCCCTGACGATCTCGCGTGGAAATTCCCAGAGCCGAAGGACCTCTGAACCGAGGACCGCGTGATCGGTCCCAAGGACGCGCCATTCCGCCTCGGTGAATGTCAAGGCGTTCACGCGGGCCTCAAGCTGAATCTCCTCAGCCCTGACGCCTACGTGCTTGTTCATGACGTATTTTCCGATGTCGTGGAGGAGGGCTGAGGTGAACAGGAGTTCCGAAGATGCAAACCCCAAATGCCGGGCTATGACCTCGGATACGACGGCACAGCCCATGGAATGGGCCCAAAGATCGTGTTGGCGCATGCCGTAACCATATATCTCACTGTCGAGATATGGTCTGCTTGCCGCCATGATAAGGATCTCCCGGACCTGCCTGGTGCCAAGGAGGGCGATGGCGGTCTCTACCGAACTCACCTGACGAGGAAGCCCGAAGTAGGCGGCGTTGGCAGTCTTAAGGATGTTCGCGCTTAGTATGGGGTCGAAGCGGATGACCTTGGCGACCTGGGTTGTGGTGGATCTCGGATCGTCCAGGATGCGAAGTGCATCGTGGACCGCCTTGGGAAAGGCGGGGATGGCGGTCAGGTCGTCGAAGATGTGATCGAGTTCGGTATCCATGGCAGCGGCGTCCATTTTACATGATCACCTCTTGTTGGCCGGGGCTTTCCACTCGAATAGAGCCATCTCCCACGTCGAGGGTGAGGCAACGGTTCTCTGGGCCTCCTACCTTTTCTCCAGCCACAAGGACACGGTTTTTTTCGAGTACGCGCCTGGCTGTTTTTCGTAGATCTTCTCCCATGCGGAAAAAGGGCGGGGCGTCCAGAAATTCGCCGGCTCCGACGAGATGGACGCGAAGGGAATCCCTTCGGCCTCCTGCAGCCATGAAGGCCTTCATGAGGGCGGGTAGCCCGGTGTCAAGCCCAAAATAGTGGACTGTTGAGGCGGATGTCTCTTTTTGTGTGCGAATAAGGTGCGTTATGAACAGCCCGCCTGTTCTCGTCTCTGGGTCAAAGACGGCGACCGCGATCCCGGCGCCTATGGACACGCCTACAAGGGTCGCAGATGGGTCGGCGCTAACTGCATACGACCCGGAGGTGACAGGGATGGTGGTTTTCATGGGCGCATGTACCTTTCTAGTCCTTTTTTGAGTTCTTCATTTGTCTTATCGGTCTGGCGCGGGATGAGCTAAAGGGACCATGCTTTGTTTTTGGATGACAGACCGTCCATGGCCTGTCCCTCTTCGGGCTGCTGCTTTATTCCCGGTCAGTATCAAGGATGTTTATCTACTGTTTTATCTACTGTGTAATAGATAGGACCTTCAGCCGTCTGTTTGATTATGGATGCCATACTCCTGGCAAGTGCGACTACGCCGGTTGCGATGCTGGGTCCGGGAATGAACGGGGCGGGAAGGACAATGGAATAGTCCTCGTGGAGAGGCACCAGATCCGCTTCCCCGGCCATGCGCCACAAAGTGTTCCGGTTGAAGGTCGAGAGGATAGAGATGTCCATGGACACCTTTCCCGGGGAGTTTCCTGAGGCCGAAAGGAGCAGGGGAAACTCGGCGTCTATGACGAGGTCAAACCCCTGCGCTGCCGCCTCGTCGAGGCGTTCTTCGATGGCGAGGTCGCGTACCTGATCTACGCGTTCCACCACGGCGAAGACCTTTTCCTGAAGTAGGGCATCCTGAAGTATCTTCGTGATGGTTTGGCTCAGGCCGGGATCAAGACCGTGCGGGGTGCGTGCCGGCAGGAGCAGGGCCTTTTTTTCATGCACGGGAATCGGTGTCTCAGGGGCCAAGAAAACGCTCATCCTGACACCCGGCGG encodes:
- a CDS encoding chemotaxis protein CheD → MKTTIPVTSGSYAVSADPSATLVGVSIGAGIAVAVFDPETRTGGLFITHLIRTQKETSASTVHYFGLDTGLPALMKAFMAAGGRRDSLRVHLVGAGEFLDAPPFFRMGEDLRKTARRVLEKNRVLVAGEKVGGPENRCLTLDVGDGSIRVESPGQQEVIM
- a CDS encoding HDOD domain-containing protein, producing the protein MDAAAMDTELDHIFDDLTAIPAFPKAVHDALRILDDPRSTTTQVAKVIRFDPILSANILKTANAAYFGLPRQVSSVETAIALLGTRQVREILIMAASRPYLDSEIYGYGMRQHDLWAHSMGCAVVSEVIARHLGFASSELLFTSALLHDIGKYVMNKHVGVRAEEIQLEARVNALTFTEAEWRVLGTDHAVLGSEVLRLWEFPREIVRAVRKHHDPDLYIQDDLSSLLAFSNILTVSLGFGVGLDGFRHRISSELPQKLGLTPSGLAAIIQESFAAWQSLATLLA